From Mycobacterium lacus, one genomic window encodes:
- a CDS encoding type IV toxin-antitoxin system AbiEi family antitoxin encodes MNSRAVASPAGADRRIPTWASQVVSGLARDRPAVVTKADLTLRLAEAGCERDPDSAIRELRRIGWLVQLPVKGTWAFIPPGADAVSDPYLPLRSWLARDQDAGFMLAGASAAWHLGYLDRQPDGRIPIWLPPVKRLPDGLAPYVSVVRIPWNAADTALLAPRPALLARRRLDIVTWATGLPAFGPEALLVQIATRPASFGPWADLVAHLDELIADCSDERLERLLSGRPTSAWQRASYLLHTAGEQARGQALLAKRQTRAMPVARFTTPHSRDRGESVWAPEYQLVDEVVAPLLRVLGKA; translated from the coding sequence GTGAACTCACGGGCGGTCGCGAGCCCCGCCGGCGCCGATCGGCGCATCCCCACCTGGGCTTCACAGGTGGTGTCCGGCCTCGCGCGCGATCGGCCTGCGGTCGTCACAAAAGCGGATCTGACGCTACGACTTGCAGAGGCCGGGTGTGAACGCGACCCCGACTCCGCCATCCGCGAACTGCGCCGCATCGGGTGGCTGGTACAACTGCCGGTGAAAGGAACGTGGGCATTCATTCCCCCCGGCGCCGACGCAGTCTCTGACCCGTATCTACCGCTGCGGTCGTGGCTGGCCCGCGACCAGGACGCAGGTTTCATGCTGGCTGGAGCATCGGCAGCGTGGCACCTCGGATACCTGGACCGCCAACCGGACGGCCGCATCCCGATCTGGCTACCGCCGGTCAAACGGCTCCCGGACGGCCTAGCCCCGTATGTGTCCGTCGTGCGCATCCCCTGGAACGCGGCTGACACCGCACTGCTTGCTCCGCGTCCCGCGTTGCTGGCACGGCGGCGCCTCGACATCGTCACGTGGGCGACCGGGTTACCGGCGTTCGGCCCGGAAGCACTACTCGTTCAAATCGCCACGCGCCCCGCCTCTTTCGGGCCGTGGGCCGATCTTGTCGCCCACCTCGACGAACTCATCGCCGACTGCAGCGACGAGCGCCTCGAGCGTCTGCTGTCCGGCCGGCCGACATCGGCCTGGCAGCGCGCAAGCTACCTGTTGCACACAGCCGGCGAACAGGCACGAGGCCAGGCGCTCCTGGCCAAGCGCCAAACACGAGCGATGCCGGTGGCCCGATTCACCACCCCGCACAGCCGCGACCGCGGCGAAAGCGTCTGGGCGCCGGAGTACCAGCTCGTCGACGAGGTCGTCGCACCGCTGCTGCGCGTCCTCGGCAAGGCGTGA